A single window of Paracoccus albus DNA harbors:
- the hpaH gene encoding 2-oxo-hept-4-ene-1,7-dioate hydratase: MLTEAQIAAAADDLLKAEDSRVQTGLLSRRHPGMTLDDAYAIQSAQMTRKLAAGRKIIGWKIGLTSTVMQQALGIETPDSGVLYDDMLFENGATVPAGRFIQPRIEAEIAFVMKAPLDGEVTREQVLAATEAVVPSIEILDTRVMRKDPETGQPRVIVDTVSDNAANAGIVLGAERHAPDAHDLRWVGAILRKNGAVEATGLGAAVLDDPVTGLVWLARRMQQYGQRIEAGQVVLSGSFIAPIECPPGTRIEAEFGPFGSVAVSFAGDPA; this comes from the coding sequence ATGCTGACCGAAGCACAGATCGCGGCCGCCGCCGATGACCTGCTGAAAGCAGAGGACAGCCGGGTGCAGACCGGTCTGCTGTCGCGTCGCCATCCCGGCATGACGCTGGATGACGCCTATGCGATCCAGAGCGCCCAGATGACCCGCAAGCTTGCCGCCGGGCGCAAGATCATTGGCTGGAAGATCGGGCTGACTTCGACGGTGATGCAGCAGGCGCTTGGGATCGAAACCCCCGACAGCGGCGTGCTCTATGACGATATGCTGTTCGAGAACGGCGCGACGGTGCCCGCGGGCCGCTTCATCCAGCCCCGGATCGAGGCCGAGATCGCCTTTGTGATGAAGGCCCCGCTGGATGGCGAGGTCACGCGCGAACAGGTGCTTGCCGCGACCGAGGCCGTCGTTCCTTCGATCGAGATTCTCGACACCCGCGTGATGCGCAAGGACCCCGAAACCGGCCAGCCGCGCGTGATCGTCGATACGGTCAGCGACAATGCCGCCAATGCCGGCATCGTCCTGGGCGCCGAGCGCCACGCGCCCGATGCCCATGATCTTCGCTGGGTCGGGGCCATCCTGCGCAAGAATGGCGCGGTCGAGGCCACCGGGCTGGGCGCGGCGGTGCTGGACGATCCGGTCACCGGGCTGGTCTGGCTGGCCCGCCGGATGCAGCAATATGGCCAAAGGATCGAGGCCGGGCAGGTTGTCTTGTCCGGGTCCTTCATCGCCCCCATCGAATGCCCGCCCGGTACCCGGATCGAGGCCGAATTCGGCCCGTTCGGTTCCGTCGCCGTCAGTTTCGCAGGAGATCCCGCATGA
- a CDS encoding fumarylacetoacetate hydrolase family protein: MTAIPARIAAFRANGADRYGLVTDDGIIDLTPEFGTRFKGLQQVIEAGALEELIRAAETRKPAFAEEDVEYLIPIAAPEKLICIGVNFPDRNAEYKDGQAQPTKPSMFIRFPRSFTGHGQNLIRPPESPQLDYEGEVTIVIGKAGRRIAREDAYDHIAALTLCNEGTIRDWVRHAKFNVTQGKNWDSTGAIGPWLVPFRDATQLDDIELTTRVNGEIRQQDRTSNMMFDFRFIVNYVSTFCTLVPGDVIVCGTPTGAGARFDPPKWLVPGDVIEVEAEGIGILRNGVEDE; the protein is encoded by the coding sequence ATGACAGCCATACCCGCCCGCATCGCCGCATTCCGCGCCAATGGGGCCGACCGTTACGGTCTGGTGACCGATGATGGCATTATCGACCTGACACCGGAATTCGGCACCCGCTTCAAGGGGCTGCAACAGGTGATCGAGGCCGGTGCGCTGGAAGAGCTGATCCGCGCCGCCGAAACCCGCAAGCCCGCCTTTGCCGAAGAGGATGTGGAATATCTCATCCCCATCGCAGCGCCGGAAAAGCTGATCTGCATCGGCGTGAATTTTCCCGACCGCAACGCCGAATACAAGGATGGGCAGGCGCAGCCGACCAAGCCATCCATGTTCATCCGCTTTCCGCGCAGCTTTACCGGACATGGGCAGAACCTGATCCGACCGCCCGAAAGCCCGCAACTGGATTATGAGGGAGAGGTGACGATTGTCATCGGCAAGGCGGGCCGCCGCATCGCCCGCGAAGACGCCTATGACCATATCGCCGCGCTGACGCTTTGCAACGAAGGCACGATCCGCGACTGGGTGCGCCATGCGAAATTCAACGTCACGCAGGGCAAGAACTGGGATTCTACCGGCGCGATCGGGCCGTGGCTGGTGCCGTTCCGCGATGCCACGCAGCTGGATGACATCGAACTGACCACCCGCGTCAACGGCGAGATCCGTCAGCAGGACCGCACTTCGAACATGATGTTCGATTTCCGCTTTATCGTGAACTACGTCTCGACCTTCTGCACGCTGGTTCCCGGCGACGTGATCGTCTGCGGCACGCCGACCGGGGCGGGCGCGCGGTTCGATCCGCCCAAATGGCTGGTCCCCGGCGATGTGATCGAGGTCGAGGCCGAAGGCATCGGCATCCTGCGCAACGGTGTCGAGGACGAATGA